In Aquiflexum balticum DSM 16537, a single genomic region encodes these proteins:
- a CDS encoding lamin tail domain-containing protein, protein MKPRFFVGVWLALTLLGCFLDRNKVFAQVQDFESSFDIVNHPEEFLPNWSANELRNTAARVFQASGEGRNGSKALGVQPISSFNGEIYFKTSTLDLADPKITFFGKTRQNGTGNRPAIVEVSFSKDFQVFESKTQVGSNVSFPNLNTAYSLYEIAVPEQFFDQELLVLKIEVKYGPGTGSAARFFMDDFGVFQGDQIVDPIQVKSAVLLDPYSVEVVLDRKVLEPTLSQVNLGRYPINKLIFHTDTSFVLVSSSLIQDERIWLNLERIQELDGRMTDEIEYEIGNTEIKIGKIIIETPDRLSISFSQPFLPASVSQSSHFKINGIPPDEIELFENGFSVLLSLAKELVLGEKVDIEVSNIQNVQGQIMSGVQRKSFLYHDFVEAVYLESETKLIIVHEIDLDLNSVDVAGFSVDDNPDYNFSISFPKPNIIQLESNMAFLEGQVFIFQMGVRKSVRGYMIPGSKRDFVWDTTPPELVNVLPVNRNKILAVFSEPLDPVFALIPTIYGINSIPPTSILLQSNPNQLIIEWGFQFEEGSEYTLTIDGVSDLNGNFANNLLYPFSFTDPGKLAFKEIVINEVMAAPRAGNSLPNVEYVELFNSGTRPIYLGGLQLANSRRVTTIPSGVLEPGQYIIFAPRNQANQFTSYGQVLGLTNWPSLLNSSDKIKLLDADNLVIDSLDYNTASYGGSAIASGGYSLEIVNPFVKCNLLNNIRPSSDPKRGTPGSINSVFEETPDKSAPVFVKSQIIGDRRVLLSFSKTLSANIQNLQWEFRPSLDLKNVSQGENVTDLILEFEEILEPDIYYQVAVKGLRDCIGNLLDGNSQVFFVIPSKAKFGDIIINEVLFNPRTGSPKFVEVYNASSSYINLKDWKLANLNADGEVANRRVLFSEDFVIAPFTFWVFTTDKEKLKSEYPKGREEKFLEYSSLPSYPISSGNVVLSNSDETISEIFSYDDKMHHRLLRETKGVSLERLSPQISVNDPNNWYSASASEGFATPGYKNSQIHDGFVGFGIEVSPQVFVPDGVGEQPFTSIKYKMDQTGMAGTIRIYSVNGLLVRELCQNAIWGNEGFYNWDGTDSGGVKVRAGYYVVWVEIFDLQGNVKQIKKTVVVGTKF, encoded by the coding sequence ATGAAGCCTAGGTTTTTTGTAGGGGTTTGGCTTGCTTTAACTCTACTAGGTTGTTTTTTAGACCGAAACAAAGTTTTTGCACAGGTTCAGGATTTTGAAAGCAGCTTTGACATTGTCAACCATCCTGAAGAGTTTTTGCCAAATTGGTCGGCCAATGAGCTGAGAAATACTGCTGCAAGAGTTTTTCAAGCCTCAGGGGAAGGAAGAAATGGATCAAAGGCTTTGGGAGTTCAGCCCATTAGTTCTTTCAATGGGGAGATATATTTCAAAACCTCAACGCTAGACCTGGCTGATCCCAAAATCACCTTTTTTGGAAAAACGAGACAAAATGGTACGGGGAACAGGCCTGCTATTGTAGAAGTTTCATTTTCCAAGGATTTTCAGGTTTTCGAGTCAAAAACTCAGGTCGGGTCCAATGTGAGTTTTCCTAATCTCAATACAGCATATAGCCTTTATGAAATTGCCGTTCCTGAACAATTCTTCGATCAGGAATTATTGGTTTTGAAAATTGAAGTAAAATATGGCCCCGGAACAGGGTCAGCTGCAAGATTTTTTATGGACGATTTTGGGGTCTTCCAGGGTGACCAAATCGTAGACCCGATTCAGGTTAAAAGTGCAGTTTTGTTGGATCCTTATTCGGTGGAAGTGGTCTTGGATAGAAAAGTTTTGGAACCTACACTGTCGCAGGTCAATCTTGGAAGGTATCCCATAAATAAACTGATTTTCCATACCGATACCTCTTTTGTCTTAGTTTCCTCCTCTTTGATCCAAGATGAAAGAATCTGGTTGAATCTGGAAAGGATTCAGGAATTGGATGGACGAATGACAGATGAGATTGAATATGAGATCGGCAATACCGAAATAAAAATCGGGAAGATAATTATAGAAACTCCTGACAGGCTCTCCATCAGTTTTTCACAGCCATTTCTTCCGGCTTCTGTTTCGCAGTCTTCTCATTTCAAAATCAACGGAATACCCCCCGATGAAATTGAGCTTTTTGAAAATGGATTTTCAGTCTTGCTGAGTTTGGCTAAAGAGCTGGTATTGGGTGAAAAAGTGGACATCGAAGTCAGCAATATCCAAAATGTTCAGGGGCAAATAATGAGTGGAGTCCAAAGGAAGTCTTTCCTCTATCATGATTTTGTAGAAGCTGTTTATTTGGAGTCAGAAACCAAACTTATAATTGTCCATGAGATCGATCTAGATTTGAATTCTGTGGATGTTGCTGGATTCAGTGTGGATGATAATCCAGATTATAATTTTTCGATCAGTTTCCCAAAGCCAAACATCATCCAACTGGAAAGTAACATGGCATTCCTGGAGGGTCAGGTTTTTATTTTTCAAATGGGGGTTAGAAAAAGTGTCAGGGGATATATGATTCCCGGATCAAAGCGGGATTTTGTTTGGGACACTACTCCACCTGAACTTGTAAATGTCTTACCTGTGAACAGGAACAAAATACTGGCAGTTTTTTCGGAACCATTGGATCCTGTTTTTGCCCTTATCCCGACAATTTATGGGATCAATAGTATTCCGCCAACTTCAATATTGCTACAATCCAATCCTAACCAATTGATTATTGAATGGGGATTTCAATTTGAAGAGGGAAGCGAATATACACTGACTATTGATGGAGTTTCGGACCTAAATGGAAATTTTGCAAACAATTTATTATATCCTTTCAGTTTTACAGATCCGGGTAAATTGGCCTTCAAAGAAATTGTCATCAATGAAGTAATGGCCGCACCTCGGGCTGGAAATAGCCTTCCCAATGTGGAATATGTTGAACTTTTTAATTCCGGAACCCGCCCGATTTATCTAGGCGGACTACAATTGGCCAATTCAAGAAGAGTGACCACAATTCCTTCCGGAGTCTTGGAACCAGGTCAATACATTATTTTTGCCCCTAGAAATCAGGCTAATCAGTTCACTTCCTATGGACAAGTTTTAGGTTTAACGAATTGGCCCAGTTTACTCAACTCTTCGGATAAAATCAAATTACTGGATGCGGACAATCTCGTTATCGACAGTTTGGATTATAATACAGCAAGCTATGGGGGAAGCGCTATAGCTTCGGGTGGCTACAGTCTGGAAATTGTAAATCCCTTTGTGAAATGTAATTTACTGAACAATATCCGGCCTTCTTCTGACCCAAAAAGAGGTACCCCCGGCTCCATCAATTCAGTATTTGAAGAAACTCCTGATAAATCAGCGCCTGTTTTTGTCAAATCGCAAATTATCGGTGATAGGCGTGTTTTACTTTCTTTTTCAAAAACGCTCAGCGCCAACATTCAAAATCTACAATGGGAGTTCCGGCCTAGCCTTGATCTGAAAAATGTAAGCCAAGGAGAAAACGTAACTGATTTAATCCTTGAATTCGAGGAAATTCTGGAACCTGACATTTATTACCAAGTTGCAGTTAAAGGATTGCGGGATTGTATCGGCAACCTTTTGGATGGAAATAGCCAGGTGTTTTTTGTAATTCCTTCGAAAGCGAAATTTGGAGATATAATAATCAATGAGGTGTTATTCAATCCCAGAACCGGTTCCCCAAAGTTTGTGGAAGTTTATAATGCCTCATCCAGTTATATCAATTTGAAAGATTGGAAGCTGGCAAATCTCAATGCAGATGGAGAAGTGGCCAATAGAAGAGTACTCTTCAGTGAAGATTTTGTCATTGCCCCTTTTACGTTTTGGGTATTTACCACTGACAAAGAGAAATTGAAGTCCGAATACCCCAAAGGAAGGGAAGAAAAATTCTTGGAATATTCCTCATTGCCAAGCTATCCCATATCATCGGGAAATGTGGTACTGTCAAATTCTGACGAGACAATTTCGGAAATATTCAGCTATGATGACAAGATGCACCACAGACTTTTGAGAGAAACTAAAGGTGTTTCCTTAGAAAGGCTTTCTCCCCAAATTTCTGTAAATGATCCAAATAACTGGTACTCTGCCTCCGCTTCCGAAGGTTTTGCTACACCTGGATATAAAAATTCTCAGATTCATGATGGATTTGTTGGTTTTGGAATTGAGGTATCTCCACAGGTTTTTGTACCTGATGGAGTGGGTGAACAACCCTTCACAAGTATCAAGTATAAAATGGATCAAACAGGGATGGCCGGAACCATTCGGATTTACAGTGTCAATGGACTGTTGGTAAGGGAATTATGTCAAAATGCCATCTGGGGAAATGAAGGATTTTACAATTGGGATGGAACCGATTCAGGGGGCGTTAAAGTCCGGGCGGGGTATTATGTGGTATGGGTTGAAATATTTGACTTACAGGGAAATGTAAAGCAAATAAAAAAAACCGTAGTTGTTGGAACAAAATTTTGA
- a CDS encoding TraR/DksA family transcriptional regulator, whose translation MSQEGKTAYAPDELKEFEEIILKKLSIAKEELQSLKETLSKKNDSGTDFTASTAKLLEDGADTLERENMNQLAARQQKFIINLENALIRIKNGTYGVCVDTGKLIAKERLKAVPHTMHSIEAKLAKK comes from the coding sequence ATGAGTCAAGAAGGAAAAACAGCTTATGCCCCAGATGAATTAAAGGAATTTGAGGAAATCATATTGAAAAAATTAAGCATAGCTAAAGAGGAATTACAATCGCTTAAAGAAACACTCAGCAAAAAAAATGACAGCGGGACTGATTTTACCGCCTCTACAGCCAAGCTTTTAGAGGATGGTGCAGATACCTTGGAAAGAGAAAACATGAATCAACTTGCTGCAAGGCAACAAAAATTCATTATTAATCTTGAAAATGCTCTGATCAGAATCAAAAACGGAACTTATGGGGTTTGTGTAGATACGGGCAAATTAATCGCCAAGGAAAGATTGAAGGCAGTACCGCATACCATGCATTCTATAGAGGCAAAATTGGCCAAGAAATAA
- the scpB gene encoding SMC-Scp complex subunit ScpB, giving the protein MDFLNKHIEALIFCSPSPLGIDQIQKCLTEMFESEIPKEDILDAVVSLQEKYSNEEFSFALDQIGGGYQFLTKPAYQVSVSILLKQQSQKRLSTAQLETLSIIAYKQPVTKTEIEHIRGVNCDYSIQKLLEKELLVIKGKSDSVGRPILYGTSNKFMEYFGINNLTDLPQPKDFFSEENRIGEEKD; this is encoded by the coding sequence TTGGATTTTTTAAACAAGCATATTGAGGCGCTGATATTTTGCTCCCCATCTCCGTTGGGTATTGACCAAATCCAGAAATGTCTGACGGAGATGTTTGAATCTGAAATTCCGAAAGAGGATATTCTTGATGCTGTGGTTTCTTTGCAGGAAAAGTACAGCAATGAGGAATTTTCATTTGCCTTGGATCAAATTGGTGGAGGATATCAATTTTTGACCAAACCTGCCTATCAGGTGAGCGTGTCAATTTTGTTGAAACAACAATCACAAAAAAGACTGTCTACTGCTCAATTGGAAACCCTTTCCATCATTGCCTACAAGCAACCAGTTACCAAAACTGAAATTGAACATATCAGAGGAGTAAACTGCGATTACTCTATTCAAAAATTGCTTGAAAAAGAATTGCTTGTTATCAAAGGGAAATCGGATTCGGTAGGCAGACCGATTCTATACGGGACAAGCAATAAATTCATGGAATATTTCGGAATCAATAATTTGACGGATCTCCCCCAGCCCAAGGACTTTTTTAGCGAAGAAAATCGAATTGGGGAGGAGAAGGATTGA
- a CDS encoding SprT-like domain-containing protein: MWDFFYGIFYIQGMNQDSKFLEAFKKHVPENSAQYCWQLWKESPFNFYISKTRQTKLGDFRYRRDRKIQTITINHDLNPYQFLITYVHEVAHYRAFEKYGLKIKPHGMEWKSVFRNLISPILTETVFPKDILIPLKRHMSNPKASSGADLFLSKAIKHYDVNRKPDVSLLADITPGEVFELQGRKFQKELTRRTRVLCQEVNTGKKYLISAHAEVKKV; the protein is encoded by the coding sequence ATGTGGGACTTTTTTTATGGAATATTCTATATTCAGGGCATGAATCAGGACAGTAAATTTTTGGAAGCTTTTAAAAAACATGTCCCTGAAAATTCCGCCCAATACTGTTGGCAATTGTGGAAAGAATCGCCTTTCAATTTTTATATATCAAAAACCCGTCAAACCAAATTGGGGGATTTCAGGTACCGAAGGGACAGGAAAATCCAAACTATCACCATCAACCATGATTTGAATCCTTACCAGTTTTTAATCACTTATGTCCATGAAGTTGCCCACTATAGAGCATTTGAGAAATATGGGTTGAAAATCAAACCGCATGGCATGGAGTGGAAGTCTGTTTTCAGGAATTTAATTTCTCCGATTTTAACTGAAACTGTATTCCCCAAAGACATCCTGATTCCTTTAAAAAGACATATGTCCAATCCCAAAGCAAGTTCAGGGGCGGATCTTTTTTTGAGCAAAGCCATCAAACATTATGATGTAAACAGGAAACCTGATGTCTCTTTATTGGCGGATATAACCCCGGGAGAAGTATTTGAACTTCAGGGACGGAAATTTCAAAAAGAACTCACAAGAAGAACCAGGGTCTTGTGTCAAGAGGTCAACACCGGGAAAAAATACCTGATCTCAGCACATGCTGAGGTGAAGAAAGTATGA
- the der gene encoding ribosome biogenesis GTPase Der, with protein sequence MANIIAVVGRPNVGKSTFFNRLVEERKAIEDNVSGVTRDRHYGHGQWGGKFFSVIDTGGYVIGSDDMYEAEIRKQVKLAIEEANVILFVVDCLDGLTDMDKDFANELRGSKKPIFIVANKADSPEKSLLAAEFYALGLGENEVFPIAAVSGSGTGDLLDEVIKHFPDEGEEDPDEGIPKIAILGRPNVGKSSFLNALLGQERSIVTNEAGTTRDAIHTRYKMYGQDFIITDTAGIRKKAKVKEDIEFYSVMRSLRTLEESDVLIIMIDATRGLEAQDVNLISLGIKNNKGIMVMVNKWDLVEKDHKTLDKIKKDMIEKLGENKWIPIIFTSVETKQRIFQAIELAVKVYENKTRKVQTSKLNDLILPEIEKYPPPALKGKYIKIKYITQLPTKNPVFAFFCNLPQYIKSPYSRFLENRIRENFDFEGVPIKITYKKK encoded by the coding sequence ATGGCAAATATAATAGCAGTAGTAGGTAGGCCCAATGTTGGGAAATCGACCTTCTTTAATAGATTAGTAGAAGAACGCAAAGCCATTGAAGACAATGTCAGTGGGGTTACCAGGGACAGGCATTATGGTCATGGACAGTGGGGCGGCAAGTTTTTTTCAGTCATTGATACCGGTGGATATGTCATCGGTTCGGATGATATGTACGAAGCTGAAATCCGGAAACAGGTAAAATTGGCCATTGAAGAGGCAAATGTAATTCTCTTTGTGGTGGATTGTTTGGATGGCCTGACGGATATGGATAAAGATTTTGCCAATGAACTCAGGGGTTCCAAAAAACCCATTTTTATTGTAGCCAATAAAGCGGACAGTCCTGAGAAATCCTTATTGGCAGCAGAATTTTATGCATTAGGATTGGGAGAAAATGAGGTATTCCCCATTGCGGCTGTCAGCGGAAGCGGTACCGGGGATTTATTGGACGAGGTAATCAAACATTTTCCGGATGAAGGAGAAGAGGACCCTGATGAAGGAATACCAAAGATTGCAATCCTTGGAAGGCCTAATGTAGGGAAATCTTCCTTTTTGAATGCCCTATTGGGTCAGGAAAGATCTATCGTTACCAATGAAGCCGGCACCACAAGGGATGCAATTCATACAAGGTACAAAATGTACGGTCAGGATTTTATCATCACAGATACAGCAGGAATCAGGAAAAAAGCAAAAGTCAAAGAAGATATTGAATTTTATTCTGTAATGCGTTCTTTGAGGACATTGGAAGAATCAGATGTTCTGATTATCATGATAGATGCGACAAGAGGCTTAGAAGCCCAAGATGTCAACCTTATTTCTTTGGGTATCAAAAACAACAAAGGAATCATGGTGATGGTCAATAAATGGGACTTGGTAGAAAAGGACCACAAGACTTTGGATAAAATCAAAAAAGACATGATTGAAAAATTGGGTGAAAATAAATGGATCCCGATTATTTTCACCTCAGTAGAAACCAAACAAAGAATTTTCCAGGCTATTGAATTGGCAGTGAAGGTTTATGAAAACAAGACAAGGAAAGTTCAGACTTCCAAACTGAATGATTTGATCCTTCCAGAAATTGAGAAATATCCTCCACCAGCTCTCAAAGGGAAGTACATCAAAATCAAGTATATCACTCAATTACCGACCAAAAATCCGGTTTTTGCTTTCTTTTGTAACCTTCCGCAATACATCAAATCTCCCTATTCCAGATTCTTGGAAAACAGGATTAGGGAAAACTTTGATTTTGAAGGTGTTCCTATAAAAATCACTTATAAAAAGAAGTAA
- the era gene encoding GTPase Era, whose translation MTENTHKAGFVNIVGKPNVGKSTLMNVLIGERLSIISSKAQTTRHRIMGIINEDHYQIVFSDTPGMLKPKYELHKNMMSFVNMSLEDADVILFVTDLFETDEEIEDVIEKINQSGVPVLLVINKIDLSKENQLDEVTAYWTQRIKSETVIPISATESFNTERILQEILDRLPIHEPFYDKEELTDRPERFFASEIVREKIFLNYKKEIPYSTEVAIEDFYEEEKIIRIRAIIYVERDSQKGIIIGEGGKALKRVGTQARMEMEKFFGKKIFLETFVKVEDDWRKDKNKLKKFGYDQ comes from the coding sequence ATGACTGAAAACACACACAAAGCAGGATTTGTCAATATCGTCGGGAAACCCAACGTAGGCAAGTCCACGCTGATGAATGTGCTTATAGGTGAAAGACTTTCGATCATCTCTTCCAAGGCCCAGACTACCCGTCACCGGATTATGGGCATTATCAATGAGGACCATTACCAGATTGTTTTTTCGGATACTCCCGGAATGCTCAAACCAAAATATGAGCTGCATAAAAACATGATGAGTTTTGTCAACATGTCCTTGGAGGACGCAGATGTGATTCTTTTCGTAACCGATCTATTTGAAACTGACGAAGAAATAGAAGACGTAATTGAAAAAATCAACCAGTCAGGTGTTCCTGTGCTCTTAGTAATCAACAAAATTGACCTTTCCAAAGAAAATCAATTGGATGAAGTGACCGCTTATTGGACCCAACGCATCAAATCAGAGACGGTAATTCCGATCTCTGCGACCGAAAGTTTCAATACTGAGCGTATTCTTCAGGAAATCCTAGACAGGCTTCCCATTCACGAACCCTTCTATGACAAGGAGGAACTTACTGACAGACCGGAGCGTTTCTTTGCATCTGAAATCGTAAGGGAAAAAATATTTCTTAATTACAAAAAAGAAATTCCTTATAGTACTGAAGTGGCTATTGAGGATTTCTATGAAGAGGAAAAAATCATCCGAATCCGTGCCATCATTTACGTGGAGCGAGACAGCCAAAAAGGCATTATCATCGGGGAAGGAGGAAAGGCTTTGAAAAGAGTTGGTACTCAGGCACGTATGGAGATGGAGAAGTTCTTTGGAAAGAAAATATTCCTGGAGACTTTCGTCAAAGTGGAAGACGATTGGAGAAAAGACAAAAACAAGTTGAAGAAATTTGGTTACGACCAATAA